A region from the Nocardioides coralli genome encodes:
- a CDS encoding ABC transporter permease, producing the protein MSRGRHTAFWSLSVAIVRGFYRDRASVFFALVFPLMFLVLFGGIFADQTQSRITMAQVGEVSLFEDLPPGAQEAFAETFEVERHDDLGAAIEAVREGDVDVAVTGEDGEVVAHVTQTDQVKAAVVQGTLRAFVDGANVAATGQPPAYSLRTDAVEDESLDTIQFVTPGLLGWAVAMSAAFGAAATLQGWRQSKLLRRLQLAPVRTGTVVGARVTVTIVIALVQMAIFLGLGTAVFGLQLGGSWWAGVPLLVVGTLCFMAVGLLAGAVAKSVEGAVNMANFLVLPMAFLSGSFFPLDGAPGWLQAVADLLPLHWLNEGMLDVLVRGEGPTAVLVPMAVLAAFATVVTLVAARLFQWETH; encoded by the coding sequence ATGAGTCGAGGTCGCCACACCGCCTTCTGGTCGCTCTCGGTGGCGATCGTCCGCGGCTTCTACCGCGACCGGGCGTCGGTCTTCTTCGCGCTGGTGTTCCCGCTGATGTTCCTCGTCCTCTTCGGCGGCATCTTCGCCGACCAGACCCAGAGCCGGATCACGATGGCCCAGGTGGGCGAGGTCAGCCTGTTCGAGGACCTCCCACCGGGCGCGCAGGAGGCGTTCGCGGAGACCTTCGAGGTCGAGCGGCACGACGACCTCGGTGCGGCGATCGAGGCGGTGCGGGAGGGTGACGTCGACGTGGCCGTCACGGGCGAGGACGGTGAGGTGGTCGCCCACGTCACCCAGACCGACCAGGTCAAGGCCGCGGTGGTGCAGGGGACGCTCCGCGCGTTCGTCGACGGCGCGAACGTCGCCGCGACCGGGCAGCCGCCGGCGTACTCGCTGCGCACCGACGCCGTGGAGGACGAGAGCCTCGACACCATCCAGTTCGTCACCCCCGGGCTGCTCGGCTGGGCGGTCGCCATGAGCGCGGCCTTCGGCGCCGCCGCGACGCTGCAGGGCTGGCGGCAGAGCAAGCTGCTCCGCCGACTCCAGCTCGCTCCGGTGCGGACCGGCACGGTGGTGGGCGCACGGGTGACCGTGACGATCGTCATCGCGCTGGTGCAGATGGCGATCTTCCTGGGCCTCGGCACGGCGGTGTTCGGGCTGCAGCTCGGCGGCTCCTGGTGGGCGGGCGTGCCGCTGCTCGTGGTCGGCACCCTGTGCTTCATGGCGGTCGGCCTCCTCGCGGGGGCGGTCGCGAAGTCGGTGGAGGGTGCCGTCAACATGGCCAACTTCCTGGTGCTGCCGATGGCCTTCCTCAGCGGCTCGTTCTTCCCCCTCGACGGCGCCCCCGGATGGCTGCAGGCGGTGGCCGACCTGCTGCCGCTGCACTGGCTCAACGAGGGGATGCTGGACGTGCTGGTCCGCGGTGAGGGGCCGACGGCCGTGCTCGTGCCGATGGCCGTCCTGGCGGCGTTCGCGACGGTCGTGACGCTCGTGGCCGCGCGACTCTTCCAGTGGGAGACCCACTGA
- a CDS encoding ABC transporter ATP-binding protein encodes MGGAIEVSELTIAYGSLRAVDGVSFEVGEGEFFGILGPNGAGKTTTLELVEGLRRPDSGSVRVLGESPWPRNPRLLPRIGVQLQASSFFERLTAREQIHTFASLYGVPVAEADRWLEQVGLVDKADTRVEDLSGGQSQRLSIACALVHDPELVFLDEPTASLDPQARRNLWDLLTDINRSGRTVVLTTHYMDEAEALCDRVAIMDHGRILELDTPRRLVQGLDAPTHITTADGETVETREPTRVLARLAQEQKLDGVSVRTGTLEDVFLSLTGREYRA; translated from the coding sequence ATGGGAGGGGCCATCGAGGTCAGCGAGCTGACCATCGCGTACGGAAGCCTGCGCGCCGTCGACGGCGTCAGCTTCGAGGTCGGCGAGGGCGAGTTCTTCGGGATCCTGGGTCCCAACGGCGCGGGCAAGACCACGACCCTCGAGCTGGTCGAGGGGTTGAGGAGACCCGACTCGGGCAGCGTGCGGGTGCTGGGGGAGTCGCCGTGGCCCCGCAACCCCCGGCTGCTGCCGCGGATCGGGGTGCAGCTGCAGGCGTCCTCGTTCTTCGAGCGGCTCACGGCGCGCGAGCAGATCCACACCTTCGCCTCGCTCTACGGCGTCCCCGTGGCCGAAGCCGACCGGTGGCTGGAGCAGGTCGGTCTGGTCGACAAGGCCGACACCCGCGTCGAGGACCTGTCCGGTGGCCAGTCGCAGCGGCTCTCCATCGCCTGCGCGCTCGTGCACGATCCCGAGCTGGTGTTCCTCGACGAGCCCACGGCGTCCCTGGACCCGCAGGCGCGTCGCAACCTGTGGGACCTGCTGACCGACATCAACCGCAGCGGCCGCACGGTGGTGCTCACGACGCACTACATGGACGAGGCGGAGGCGCTCTGCGACCGCGTGGCGATCATGGACCACGGCCGGATCCTGGAGCTCGACACGCCGCGACGGCTGGTGCAGGGACTGGACGCGCCGACCCACATCACCACCGCGGACGGCGAGACGGTCGAGACCCGGGAGCCCACCCGGGTGCTCGCGCGCCTGGCCCAGGAGCAGAAGCTCGACGGCGTCTCGGTCCGCACCGGCACCCTCGAGGACGTCTTCCTCTCCCTGACCGGGCGGGAGTACCGCGCATGA
- a CDS encoding amidase: protein MGDTDPGHEPGAAETARRIASGRASAREVTAAALARIAERDHDLNAFSVVLERSATAEAAARDAALVDGAEPGPLHGVPVAIKEELDVAGCVTTFGGRGNSRPVAEDGEVVRRLREAGAVVVGKTTMPEFGAWPYTESDDRGITRNPWDRTRTPGGSSGGTAVAVSSGMVPVGLGGDGGGSIRIPSACCGLFGLKPQRGRVTTAPHPHLWWSLGTVGPLARSVLDSAVVYDVIRGSTDTDLHRAGRTGSFVAAARREPGRLRIGWTTRPVTPGVRPDPQHVQAVADTVRLLAELGHDVVEVDPGYPDPTAAFVPQFFGGIRAEAEAVEHYERLERRTRQTYRLGSWVTPRVLDKAMRMTETVSEKANRVFDRVDVLLTPVTAHRPPTTGVLVGARTPAGAALRSLPAIAYAALWNVAGNPAASVPRGIGVDQLPLAVQLVGPTDGEERLLSLSAQLEAADPWPLLAPAQPR from the coding sequence GTGGGCGACACCGACCCCGGGCACGAACCCGGCGCCGCCGAGACCGCGCGGCGGATCGCGAGCGGCCGGGCGAGCGCGCGCGAGGTGACCGCTGCCGCGCTGGCCCGGATCGCCGAACGGGACCATGACCTCAACGCGTTCTCCGTGGTCCTCGAGCGGTCGGCCACGGCCGAGGCGGCCGCGCGCGACGCCGCCCTGGTCGACGGGGCCGAGCCCGGCCCGCTCCACGGCGTACCCGTGGCGATCAAGGAGGAGCTCGACGTCGCCGGCTGCGTGACCACCTTCGGGGGGCGCGGCAACAGCCGGCCCGTGGCCGAGGACGGCGAGGTGGTGCGCCGGCTGCGCGAGGCAGGTGCCGTCGTCGTCGGCAAGACCACGATGCCCGAGTTCGGGGCCTGGCCCTACACCGAGTCCGACGACCGCGGGATCACCCGCAACCCGTGGGACCGCACGCGCACGCCGGGCGGCTCCAGCGGCGGTACGGCGGTGGCGGTCTCCTCCGGCATGGTGCCGGTGGGTCTCGGCGGCGACGGTGGCGGCTCGATCAGGATCCCCAGCGCCTGCTGCGGGCTCTTCGGCCTCAAGCCGCAGCGCGGCCGTGTCACGACGGCGCCCCACCCCCACCTGTGGTGGTCGCTCGGCACGGTCGGTCCGCTGGCCCGCTCGGTCCTCGACAGTGCCGTGGTCTACGACGTCATCCGCGGCTCGACCGACACCGACCTCCACCGCGCCGGGAGGACGGGGTCGTTCGTGGCGGCCGCACGGCGCGAGCCCGGACGGCTGCGCATCGGCTGGACGACACGGCCCGTCACGCCGGGGGTGAGGCCCGATCCGCAGCACGTCCAGGCGGTGGCCGACACCGTCCGGCTGCTGGCCGAGCTCGGGCACGACGTCGTGGAGGTCGACCCCGGCTACCCCGACCCGACAGCGGCCTTCGTGCCCCAGTTCTTCGGGGGCATCCGCGCGGAGGCCGAGGCGGTCGAGCACTACGAACGACTCGAGCGGCGGACGCGCCAGACCTACCGCCTCGGCTCCTGGGTGACGCCCCGGGTGCTCGACAAGGCGATGCGGATGACCGAGACGGTGTCGGAGAAGGCCAACCGGGTCTTCGACCGCGTGGACGTCCTGCTCACCCCCGTCACGGCGCACCGGCCGCCCACGACGGGCGTCCTGGTGGGGGCGAGGACGCCGGCCGGTGCGGCGCTGAGGTCCCTGCCGGCCATCGCCTACGCCGCGCTGTGGAACGTGGCGGGCAACCCCGCCGCCTCGGTGCCGCGCGGGATCGGCGTCGACCAGTTGCCCCTCGCGGTGCAGCTCGTGGGCCCGACCGACGGGGAGGAGCGGCTGCTGAGCCTGTCCGCCCAGCTCGAGGCAGCCGACCCGTGGCCGCTGCTGGCCCCGGCTCAGCCGCGGTGA
- a CDS encoding NAD-glutamate dehydrogenase has protein sequence MATTLDEEKFALLSEAAEQPDHEAGDGQGAGPLVRAYYRNVAAEDVCERSVEDLYGALDSHLELARTRPQGTAQVRVLTPGQDQGWSAAGHSVVQVVTDDMPFLVDSLTMELTQQDYDVRVVIHPQMDVMRDITGELRSVTGVEDGSVAVAEGAIRESWMQVEISRVRTAEEAQALEGALQRVLTDVRVAVEDWSKMHATALQIVDELEENPTPLDGDEVAQGQDLLRWLAQDHFTFLGYREYRLESDGEDEVLRAVPGTGLGILRFDQDMSTSFGKLPPAVKAKAHERTLLVLAKANSRATVHRPAYLDYVGVKTFDESGEVVGERRFLGLFSSAAYTESVLRIPLLRDKAREVQKRAGFDSRSHAGKALLDTLENFPRDELFQTPIDDLAPVAVAVMHARERRQLKVFLRKDAYDRYVSALVYLPRDRYNTSVREKFAEILKTEFGGETVEFSVRMGESTTANVHFVVHPPKGQGIRDVDTAELERRLAEVSRSWREDFMVAAMGEFGDDRGADLAQQYVGSFPEAYKEDFPPAIAAADIALLEELGDEGIDLRLYPKSGGQPLEGRLKVFRTGHHLSLSELLPMISSMGVEVVDERPYQLDGLDRPTFIYEFGLRYREPVEGDDPERFGEALRAVWDGRNEIDGFNRLVLEGDLTWRQATLLRAYAKYMRQGNSPFAQDTIEEAVIGNVDITLLLVRLFETRFDPGRNGLPADAEARTSRTEALEEKLQRALDDVVSLDHDRILRFYLTHIKATLRTNYFQQDDAGSPHPYMSFKLEPSAIPELPEPRPSYEIYVYSPRVEGVHLRFGAVARGGLRWSDRRDDFRTEVLGLVKAQMVKNTVIVPVGAKGGFYCKQLPDPGDREAWLAEGVACYKTFISGLLDITDNLVDGENVPPERVVRHDGDDSYLVVAADKGTATFSDIANGVAQDYGFWLGDAFASGGSVGYDHKAMGITARGAWVSVQRHFRERGIDCQTEDFTAVGIGDMSGDVFGNGMLCSEHIRLVAAFDHRDIFLDPDPDAATSYAERKRLFDLPRSSWQDYDTDLISEGGGVWSRSVKSVPISAQAREALGLEDDVTKLTPAELMRAILLAPVDLLWNGGIGTYVKSSDESHADAGDKANDAIRVDGRDLRVACVGEGGNLGLTQRGRIEYAAREGRINTDFIDNSAGVDTSDHEVNIKILLDRVVAAGDLTEERRNTLLAEMTDEVADLVLRDNYEQNLALANAVAHAPSLLHVHEDWMKRLERQGVLNRELEALPTSRQVRRRLERGEALTVPELSVLMSFTKIVLADELLASDLPDDPYLDIDLRAYFPHPVQEGFPDQVAEHPLRREIIVTQVVNDLVNGAGMTYVPRLAEETGASAAELTRANFVAREIFGSLPLRDELQRWDNKLDAQVQTRMRIQMRTLVERASRWLVNNRRAPLDSQATVDHFSGPVQALMGRLPELMSGRELDSLLARRDALVQHGVPEELATRVAGLDPAIALLGVVETATRDGLDPADVAKVHFALGERLGLPLLMQQIFALPREDRWQTMARAAIRDDLHAVHTQLTARVLEATSADESAAARITSWEDADEVGITRATATLQEICSEEDADLARLSVGLRVVRGLLQG, from the coding sequence GTGGCAACGACGCTCGACGAGGAGAAGTTCGCACTGCTGAGCGAGGCCGCTGAGCAGCCAGACCACGAGGCCGGTGACGGCCAGGGTGCCGGTCCGCTGGTGCGTGCCTACTACCGCAACGTCGCGGCCGAGGACGTCTGCGAGCGGAGCGTCGAGGACCTCTACGGCGCCCTCGACTCCCATCTCGAGCTGGCCCGTACGCGGCCGCAGGGGACCGCCCAGGTCCGGGTGCTGACACCCGGCCAGGACCAGGGGTGGTCGGCGGCCGGCCACTCGGTCGTCCAGGTGGTCACCGACGACATGCCCTTCCTCGTCGACTCGCTGACCATGGAGCTCACCCAGCAGGACTACGACGTCCGCGTGGTCATCCACCCCCAGATGGACGTGATGCGTGACATCACCGGGGAGCTTCGCTCCGTCACCGGTGTCGAGGACGGCTCGGTGGCCGTCGCCGAGGGGGCGATCCGCGAGTCGTGGATGCAGGTCGAGATCTCGCGGGTGCGCACCGCCGAGGAGGCCCAGGCCCTCGAGGGCGCGCTCCAGCGCGTCCTCACCGACGTGCGGGTGGCGGTGGAGGACTGGTCGAAGATGCACGCCACCGCGCTGCAGATCGTCGACGAGCTCGAGGAAAACCCGACCCCGCTCGACGGTGACGAGGTCGCACAGGGTCAGGACCTGCTCCGCTGGCTGGCCCAGGACCACTTCACGTTCCTGGGCTACCGGGAGTACCGCCTCGAGAGCGACGGCGAGGACGAGGTGCTGCGAGCCGTGCCCGGCACCGGCCTGGGGATCCTCCGCTTCGACCAGGACATGTCCACCTCGTTCGGCAAGCTGCCACCTGCGGTGAAGGCGAAGGCACACGAGAGGACGCTGCTGGTGCTGGCCAAGGCCAACTCCCGCGCGACCGTGCACCGGCCGGCCTACCTGGACTACGTCGGGGTCAAGACGTTCGACGAGTCCGGCGAGGTCGTGGGGGAGCGCCGCTTCCTGGGGCTCTTCTCCAGCGCCGCCTACACCGAGTCGGTCCTCCGGATCCCGCTGCTGCGCGACAAGGCCCGCGAGGTCCAGAAGCGCGCTGGCTTCGACTCCCGCAGCCACGCCGGCAAGGCGCTCCTCGACACGCTCGAGAACTTCCCCCGCGACGAGCTGTTCCAGACCCCGATCGACGACCTGGCACCGGTGGCGGTCGCGGTCATGCACGCGCGCGAGCGCCGTCAGCTCAAGGTGTTCCTCCGCAAGGACGCCTACGACCGCTACGTCTCCGCTCTGGTCTACCTGCCGCGCGACCGCTACAACACCAGCGTCCGGGAGAAGTTCGCCGAGATCCTCAAGACCGAGTTCGGCGGCGAGACGGTCGAGTTCTCGGTCCGGATGGGTGAGTCGACCACGGCCAACGTCCACTTCGTCGTGCACCCCCCGAAGGGCCAGGGGATCCGCGACGTCGACACCGCCGAGCTCGAGCGGCGGCTCGCCGAGGTCTCCCGCTCCTGGCGCGAGGACTTCATGGTCGCGGCGATGGGGGAGTTCGGCGACGACCGCGGCGCCGACCTCGCCCAGCAGTACGTCGGCTCCTTCCCCGAGGCCTACAAGGAGGACTTCCCTCCGGCCATCGCCGCCGCCGACATCGCGCTGCTCGAGGAGCTCGGTGACGAAGGGATCGACCTGCGTCTCTACCCCAAGTCGGGCGGCCAGCCGCTCGAGGGACGGCTCAAGGTGTTCCGCACCGGTCACCACCTGTCGCTGTCCGAGCTGCTGCCGATGATCTCCTCCATGGGGGTCGAGGTCGTCGACGAGCGCCCCTACCAGCTCGACGGCCTCGACCGTCCCACCTTCATCTACGAGTTCGGGCTGCGCTACCGCGAGCCCGTCGAGGGCGACGACCCGGAACGCTTCGGGGAGGCGCTGCGCGCGGTCTGGGACGGTCGCAACGAGATCGACGGCTTCAACCGGCTGGTCCTCGAGGGCGACCTGACCTGGCGGCAGGCGACCCTGCTCCGCGCGTACGCGAAGTACATGCGGCAGGGCAACAGCCCCTTCGCCCAGGACACGATCGAGGAGGCGGTGATCGGCAACGTCGACATCACCCTGCTCCTGGTGCGCCTCTTCGAGACCCGGTTCGACCCCGGCCGCAACGGCCTCCCCGCCGACGCGGAGGCGCGGACCTCACGGACGGAGGCGCTGGAGGAGAAGCTCCAGCGGGCCCTCGACGACGTCGTGAGCCTCGACCACGACCGGATCCTGCGCTTCTACCTCACGCACATCAAGGCCACGCTGCGCACCAACTACTTCCAGCAGGACGACGCCGGGTCGCCCCACCCCTACATGTCCTTCAAGCTCGAGCCCTCGGCGATCCCCGAGCTGCCCGAGCCGCGCCCCTCCTACGAGATCTACGTCTACTCACCCCGGGTCGAGGGCGTGCACCTCCGCTTCGGCGCGGTCGCCCGCGGTGGCCTGCGCTGGTCGGACCGGCGCGACGACTTCCGCACCGAGGTCCTGGGCCTGGTCAAGGCGCAGATGGTCAAGAACACCGTCATCGTGCCGGTCGGCGCCAAGGGCGGCTTCTACTGCAAGCAGCTGCCCGACCCGGGCGACCGCGAGGCGTGGCTGGCCGAGGGCGTGGCCTGCTACAAGACGTTCATCTCCGGTCTGCTCGACATCACCGACAACCTCGTCGACGGCGAGAACGTGCCGCCGGAGCGCGTGGTCCGCCACGACGGCGACGACTCCTACCTGGTGGTCGCCGCCGACAAGGGCACGGCCACCTTCTCCGACATCGCCAACGGCGTCGCCCAGGACTACGGCTTCTGGCTCGGCGACGCCTTCGCCTCCGGCGGCTCGGTCGGCTACGACCACAAGGCCATGGGCATCACCGCCCGCGGCGCCTGGGTCTCGGTCCAGCGGCACTTCCGCGAGCGGGGCATCGACTGCCAGACCGAGGACTTCACCGCCGTCGGCATCGGCGACATGTCCGGTGACGTGTTCGGCAACGGCATGCTCTGCTCCGAGCACATCCGGCTGGTGGCCGCCTTCGACCACCGCGACATCTTCCTGGACCCCGACCCCGACGCGGCCACGTCGTACGCCGAGCGCAAGCGGCTCTTCGACCTGCCGCGCTCCAGCTGGCAGGACTACGACACCGACCTGATCTCCGAGGGTGGCGGCGTCTGGTCGCGGTCGGTCAAGTCGGTGCCGATCAGCGCCCAGGCCCGGGAGGCCCTGGGGCTCGAGGACGACGTCACCAAGCTGACGCCGGCCGAGCTGATGAGGGCGATCCTGCTCGCCCCGGTCGACCTGCTCTGGAACGGCGGCATCGGAACCTACGTCAAGTCCTCCGACGAGAGCCACGCCGACGCCGGCGACAAGGCCAACGACGCCATCCGCGTCGACGGCCGCGACCTGCGGGTCGCGTGCGTCGGCGAGGGCGGCAACCTCGGGCTGACCCAGCGTGGCCGGATCGAGTACGCCGCCCGCGAGGGTCGCATCAACACCGACTTCATCGACAACTCGGCCGGCGTCGACACCTCCGACCACGAGGTCAACATCAAGATCCTGCTCGACCGCGTCGTCGCCGCCGGCGACCTCACCGAGGAGCGGCGCAACACCCTGCTGGCGGAGATGACCGACGAGGTCGCCGACCTGGTGCTCCGCGACAACTACGAGCAGAACCTCGCGCTGGCCAACGCCGTCGCCCACGCGCCCTCGCTGCTGCACGTCCACGAGGACTGGATGAAGCGGCTGGAGCGTCAGGGGGTCCTCAACCGCGAGCTCGAGGCGCTGCCGACGAGCCGGCAGGTGCGGCGACGGCTCGAGCGCGGCGAGGCGCTCACGGTGCCGGAGCTGTCGGTGCTGATGTCCTTCACCAAGATCGTGCTGGCCGACGAGCTGCTCGCCTCGGACCTGCCCGACGACCCCTACCTCGACATCGACCTGCGGGCGTACTTCCCGCACCCGGTGCAGGAGGGCTTCCCCGATCAGGTCGCCGAGCACCCGCTGCGTCGCGAGATCATCGTGACCCAGGTCGTCAACGACCTCGTCAACGGCGCCGGCATGACCTACGTGCCCCGCCTGGCCGAGGAGACGGGGGCCAGCGCCGCCGAGCTCACCCGGGCCAACTTCGTGGCGCGCGAGATCTTCGGCTCGCTGCCGCTGCGTGACGAGCTCCAGCGCTGGGACAACAAGCTGGACGCGCAGGTCCAGACCCGGATGCGGATCCAGATGCGGACGCTCGTCGAGCGCGCCTCCCGGTGGCTGGTCAACAACCGTCGTGCACCCCTCGACAGCCAGGCGACGGTCGACCACTTCAGCGGGCCGGTCCAGGCGCTGATGGGGCGGCTCCCGGAGCTGATGTCCGGGCGCGAGCTCGACAGCCTGCTGGCCCGTCGCGACGCGCTCGTCCAGCACGGCGTGCCGGAGGAGCTGGCCACACGCGTGGCCGGACTCGACCCCGCGATCGCGCTGCTCGGCGTCGTCGAGACCGCCACCCGGGACGGTCTGGATCCCGCCGACGTGGCCAAGGTGCACTTCGCGCTCGGGGAGCGGCTCGGCCTGCCGTTGCTGATGCAGCAGATCTTCGCGCTGCCGCGCGAGGACCGGTGGCAGACGATGGCCCGCGCGGCGATCCGGGACGACCTGCACGCCGTGCACACCCAGCTCACGGCGCGGGTGCTCGAGGCGACGTCGGCCGACGAGTCGGCTGCCGCACGGATCACGAGCTGGGAGGACGCCGACGAGGTCGGGATCACCCGGGCCACGGCCACCCTGCAGGAGATCTGCTCCGAGGAGGACGCCGATCTCGCCCGGCTCTCGGTCGGTCTGCGCGTCGTGCGCGGACTGCTCCAGGGCTGA
- a CDS encoding DUF2505 domain-containing protein, with translation MAKRIVHELTYDAPLSEVAAMLADPAFRREVCDYQAVLRSEVTIEETDAGLEVRIDQVQAATGIPAFAAKFVGEEIQIVQSETWTSREHADIEVTIPGKPGDMVGTATLSESDGTTTETVDLTVKVGIPLVGGKLEGLISDLLVKALRAENAVGRKWLAR, from the coding sequence ATGGCCAAGCGGATCGTGCACGAGCTCACCTACGACGCACCCCTGTCGGAGGTTGCCGCGATGCTGGCGGACCCGGCGTTCAGGCGCGAAGTCTGTGACTACCAGGCCGTGCTGCGGTCCGAGGTGACCATCGAGGAGACCGACGCCGGCCTCGAGGTGCGGATCGACCAGGTGCAGGCGGCCACCGGCATCCCGGCCTTCGCGGCGAAGTTCGTCGGCGAGGAGATCCAGATCGTCCAGTCCGAGACCTGGACGAGTCGCGAGCACGCCGACATCGAGGTCACCATCCCGGGCAAGCCGGGCGACATGGTCGGTACGGCCACGCTGAGCGAGTCGGACGGCACGACCACCGAGACGGTCGACCTGACCGTCAAGGTCGGCATCCCCCTGGTCGGCGGCAAGCTCGAGGGACTGATCAGCGACCTGCTGGTCAAGGCACTGAGGGCCGAGAACGCCGTCGGCCGGAAGTGGCTCGCACGCTAG
- a CDS encoding DMT family transporter, producing MLRPAGIAFVVLGVVWGSNFIFMKWASESISAGQITLLRVVFGFVPVLAYALLRRAFAWWHLRHLHHFVVMSVLATSLYYYAFAAGTSVLPSGIAGALSGAIPLFTFLAAAIFLRSEHVTPRRFLGVVVGFGGVLLIARPWEAAGVVDPLGVLFMLLGSASVGASFVYAKRFVSPLRIAPAALTTYQIGLALPTLLVATDLQGIAALSEDPRALLGVVVGLGLLGTGVAYILYYVIVDILGAVTASSSTYIPPVVALAIGWWLVGEPLGLLDAGAVALILLGVAVLRWGQRASRSGSATVAEATERGTPA from the coding sequence GTGCTCCGACCTGCCGGCATCGCGTTCGTGGTGCTCGGCGTGGTCTGGGGCAGCAACTTCATCTTCATGAAGTGGGCGTCCGAGAGCATCTCCGCCGGCCAGATCACGCTGCTCCGGGTCGTCTTCGGCTTCGTCCCGGTACTCGCCTACGCACTCCTCCGCAGGGCGTTCGCCTGGTGGCACCTGCGCCACCTCCACCACTTCGTCGTGATGTCCGTCCTGGCGACGTCCCTCTACTACTACGCCTTCGCAGCCGGGACGTCGGTGCTGCCGTCGGGGATCGCCGGGGCACTCAGCGGCGCCATCCCGCTGTTCACCTTCCTGGCCGCCGCCATCTTCCTGCGCAGCGAGCACGTGACTCCGCGACGCTTCCTGGGCGTGGTCGTCGGGTTCGGCGGCGTCCTGCTGATCGCACGGCCGTGGGAGGCAGCCGGCGTGGTCGACCCTCTCGGCGTGCTCTTCATGCTCCTGGGCTCCGCCAGCGTGGGGGCGTCCTTCGTCTATGCGAAGCGCTTCGTCTCCCCGTTGCGGATCGCTCCGGCTGCACTCACGACCTACCAGATCGGCCTGGCGCTGCCGACGCTGCTGGTGGCCACCGACCTGCAGGGGATCGCGGCCCTGTCGGAGGACCCTCGTGCGCTGCTCGGCGTGGTGGTGGGCCTGGGCCTGCTCGGCACGGGCGTCGCCTACATCCTCTACTACGTGATCGTGGACATCCTGGGTGCGGTGACGGCGTCGAGCTCCACCTACATCCCTCCCGTCGTCGCGTTGGCGATCGGCTGGTGGCTCGTCGGGGAGCCGCTGGGTCTCCTGGACGCGGGAGCCGTGGCGCTGATCCTCCTCGGCGTGGCCGTGCTCCGCTGGGGCCAACGAGCGTCGCGGTCCGGGTCTGCCACGGTGGCCGAGGCGACGGAACGCGGCACCCCGGCCTGA
- a CDS encoding HNH endonuclease signature motif containing protein encodes MSLVVELAPPPPGHPAAVAAAVHEALDHVDADGVPADQLAATVAEWERALHRMAAIKLRLLAAAERSTVAEDARCASTGAWLSRQTRTGTAAAAREVSTEHAAVIAQAASRLPRHLTGDQRARVEDRLVEQARRVDPTQLRRLARRALAAVEPDPATVDAHEDAQLVEEESAAVAKTRLTLHDNGDGTLSGHFTVPLLAGSILRKVLDSLTAPRRGRLGATTAQAGDQTRDRDWAHERGLAFTQLLEHLPTDRLHGKVAATVVVTLDADSLTDRLKAAGLDTGDLVSAGQARRLACQAGLVPAVLNGASQPLDLGRSQRLFTEAQRVAGATRHTSCAADGCDVPYAWTELHHATPWSRGGRTDLGDMVPLCGFHHRRIHDPGHLHRRLPDGSIRFNRRT; translated from the coding sequence ATGTCACTGGTCGTCGAGCTCGCGCCTCCTCCACCCGGTCATCCGGCCGCGGTGGCCGCGGCGGTGCACGAGGCCCTTGACCACGTGGACGCCGACGGCGTGCCCGCCGACCAGCTCGCCGCGACGGTCGCGGAGTGGGAGCGGGCGCTGCACCGGATGGCGGCGATCAAGCTCCGGTTGCTCGCGGCCGCGGAGCGGTCCACCGTGGCCGAGGATGCACGGTGCGCCTCGACCGGTGCGTGGTTGTCCCGGCAGACCCGGACCGGCACCGCCGCGGCCGCCCGGGAGGTCTCGACTGAGCACGCCGCCGTGATCGCGCAGGCCGCCTCCCGCCTGCCCCGCCACCTCACCGGTGACCAGCGCGCCCGCGTGGAAGACCGTCTGGTCGAGCAGGCCCGCCGGGTCGACCCGACTCAGCTGCGCCGCCTGGCCCGCCGCGCGCTGGCCGCCGTCGAACCCGACCCCGCCACCGTGGACGCCCACGAGGACGCCCAGCTGGTCGAGGAGGAGTCCGCCGCGGTGGCGAAGACCCGGCTGACGCTGCACGACAACGGCGACGGCACCCTGTCCGGCCACTTCACCGTCCCCCTGCTCGCGGGGTCGATCCTGCGGAAGGTCCTCGACTCCCTCACCGCGCCACGCCGCGGGCGGCTCGGTGCCACCACCGCCCAAGCCGGCGACCAGACTCGTGACCGCGACTGGGCCCACGAGCGGGGACTGGCGTTCACGCAGCTGCTGGAGCACCTGCCCACCGACCGGCTCCACGGCAAGGTCGCCGCCACCGTCGTGGTCACCCTCGACGCGGACAGCCTCACCGACCGGCTCAAGGCCGCCGGCCTCGACACCGGCGACCTGGTCTCCGCCGGGCAGGCGCGCCGCTTGGCCTGCCAGGCCGGACTCGTGCCCGCAGTTCTGAACGGTGCGTCCCAGCCGCTCGACCTCGGCCGCAGCCAACGCCTCTTCACCGAAGCCCAACGCGTCGCCGGCGCCACCCGACACACCAGCTGCGCCGCCGATGGGTGCGACGTGCCCTACGCCTGGACCGAGCTCCACCACGCCACCCCGTGGAGCCGAGGCGGCCGCACCGACCTCGGCGACATGGTCCCGCTGTGCGGCTTCCACCACAGGCGGATCCACGACCCCGGCCACCTCCACCGCCGTCTGCCTGACGGATCGATCAGGTTCAACCGCCGGACGTAG